The genome window TTACATGAAGGGGTGGTAGATTCGGCTCCGGCATGAATCTGTAATCCTGCAGCACCTCTTTGTCACGCATGGCCACTGTGCGCCGGTTCTCCGCATCCCAGTTGCGAGTCTCATTTGTGATCACACCGCCATTTGCCATAGTTTCCAGCTGTCTATTAATTTCATACGTAATTGCTTGCGAAATGCTTCGAACCGAGCCGATGTTTTTTACTTCGGTGCGGACTCCCAAGGGATCGCCTTCTTGGTGAATGGATATGTTGGCATCCACACGCAGGGCACCCTCTACAATGAAGGGTACTTGGTTAAAAAAAAAGCCGCACAAATCCTTTTTGACTCACCTTCCATTTTACAACTACATGTCTGCAGACGCCTTAGTATCAGTATTAATTCCTTGACCAGCGATGCCGCTTCTTCTCCCGTTTCCAAATCTGGTGCAAAAACCAGCTCCATTAGAGGGAGTCCAGCACGATTGAGGTCAACCAGGCTTCTTTTGAGATAATCATCGTGCAGAGATTTACCACTGTCCTGTTCCAATTGCAACTGCAGTAGTTTGGCGGTCTTGTAGTACACTTTCTTGCCTGGTGTTATCACGGGAAAAGTCATTTTTCCATCATTGGCCAAAGCGGCGCGCTGCTGCGTGATCTGATAGCCATTCTATGGAGGATCagtttattaataataagGCTTAGAATGGTATAAACTGAATTTCGAATCTTACAGGCAAATCTGCATAGAAGTAGTGCTTGCGGTCAAACATGGACACTTCGTTTACCCGACATCCCAAAGCCAGTGATGTCTTAATGCCGGATTCCACGCATTTTCTGTTGAGCACCTGAAAGCAGTGATACAATGTAATGAGGGCGTCTCAAGTGGGAGATCCTAGACTCACTGGCAACGTTCCCGGTATAGAAGCATCAAAATACGCCACCGAAGAGTTAAGTGGTGCTCCAAAGGATGTGCCACTGCCGGAAAAAAGCTTGGACGCACTGGCAATCTGTGCGTGCACCTCCAAGCCCACAacgcttttccatttcctgAAATTCAGAGTGTTGGAATAAACCCTTATAATATTACTTCACATAATTACCTCTTGGGAACGTTGGCTAGCTTTGGTTGCGTTGCCAGTCTTCGGATTATTGAGTAATGCATTATTTTAGATCGATTATAAAATTCGCACCGGAATCGGTGAAAAGTTGCGCCAAAACAGCTGATGTTGTTTTGATTGCGGCCAAAGCTGCCGGACATTCACCAGCGGCGTTGCCAGACAAAACCATCGATTGGCTGGCGATAACAGCGCAAGAGGAATATCACAAAAAAATAACCTTTTTCATTTCAAGACAAACATGTAAAAAAATATGA of Drosophila mauritiana strain mau12 chromosome 3R, ASM438214v1, whole genome shotgun sequence contains these proteins:
- the LOC117143685 gene encoding glutamyl-tRNA(Gln) amidotransferase subunit B, mitochondrial, with protein sequence MHYSIIRRLATQPKLANVPKRKWKSVVGLEVHAQIASASKLFSGSGTSFGAPLNSSVAYFDASIPGTLPVLNRKCVESGIKTSLALGCRVNEVSMFDRKHYFYADLPNGYQITQQRAALANDGKMTFPVITPGKKVYYKTAKLLQLQLEQDSGKSLHDDYLKRSLVDLNRAGLPLMELVFAPDLETGEEAASLVKELILILRRLQTCSCKMEEGALRVDANISIHQEGDPLGVRTEVKNIGSVRSISQAITYEINRQLETMANGGVITNETRNWDAENRRTVAMRDKEVLQDYRFMPEPNLPPLHVNLKPGSISTEDLLSVAALSEEIPELPEDTRQRLVEQYNLNAETAIILVNEPILLDHFLSITRSLSDLPNKVIYNFLINDLLTYCNKLNLDVEDCSIKADDLKDILKSLHAELINLQAARQLVDLLNNNPKAKVSELIELHNLQQICSLDEIENLCQLAIANQAKAVQQYQKGKAKALFAIAGEVAKLSSHKANMKLVVQHLEKLLNK